In Methylovirgula sp., a single genomic region encodes these proteins:
- the mutM gene encoding bifunctional DNA-formamidopyrimidine glycosylase/DNA-(apurinic or apyrimidinic site) lyase encodes MPELPEVETVRRGLAPALVGAHFDLVEQRRADLRFPFPPDFAGRLTGRRVTALRRRAKYLLADLDDGEALVMHLGMSGSFRIADSADESTPGLFHNSRGKDDAHDHVVFHLSNGKRITYNDPRRFGFMLLIKSDLVAAHPLFRDVGIEPLGDDLDGATLARLFAGKKAPLKAALLDQSLVAGLGNIYVSEALHRAGLSPRRAAGTLTRKNGTPTASADLLAKAIHEVLDEAIAAGGSSLRDHRQANGDLGYFQHSFRVYDRAAAPCPRPGCGGTIKRIVQSGRASFYCNTCQK; translated from the coding sequence ATGCCTGAACTTCCGGAAGTCGAAACTGTCCGCCGGGGCCTCGCCCCGGCCCTCGTCGGCGCGCACTTTGATCTTGTCGAGCAAAGACGCGCCGATTTGCGCTTTCCCTTTCCACCGGACTTTGCCGGCCGCCTGACGGGCCGCCGTGTGACGGCGCTGCGGCGGCGCGCCAAATATCTCCTCGCCGATCTCGATGACGGCGAGGCGCTTGTCATGCATCTCGGCATGTCCGGCTCGTTTCGTATCGCTGACAGTGCGGACGAAAGCACGCCGGGGCTTTTCCACAATTCGCGCGGCAAGGACGACGCACACGATCACGTCGTCTTCCATCTCTCGAACGGCAAGCGGATCACCTACAACGATCCACGCCGTTTTGGTTTCATGCTGCTGATCAAGAGCGATCTCGTTGCTGCGCATCCGCTTTTCCGCGACGTCGGCATCGAGCCTTTGGGCGATGATCTCGATGGCGCCACGCTGGCACGTCTTTTCGCGGGCAAAAAGGCGCCGCTGAAAGCCGCGCTGCTCGATCAGAGTCTGGTCGCCGGCCTGGGCAATATCTATGTCAGCGAGGCGCTGCATCGCGCCGGGCTTTCGCCGCGCCGTGCCGCAGGCACATTGACGCGCAAGAACGGCACACCAACCGCAAGCGCCGATCTTCTGGCGAAAGCCATTCACGAAGTTTTGGACGAAGCGATTGCGGCCGGCGGCTCGTCGCTGCGCGATCATCGCCAGGCCAATGGCGACCTCGGCTATTTCCAGCATAGTTTCCGCGTCTATGATCGCGCAGCAGCGCCCTGCCCGCGCCCCGGTTGCGGCGGCACGATCAAGCGCATCGTTCAATCCGGCCGCGCCAGCTTCTATTGCAATACCTGCCAGAAGTAG
- the recF gene encoding DNA replication/repair protein RecF has product MNDARAIVKEPSARPAATRLVLADFRSYPALDLHLTPGLVVLTGENGAGKTNLMEAISLLSPGRGLRRAELGECARAGGNGTFAVSVEITTRDEDKLQLGTGTEIQPDGGIVRRYRLNREPVTSIRSFADYIRIVWLTPAMDGLFSGSAGERRRFLDRLVLALDGEHGGRVSALERALRNRNRLLENGSRDWQWLDAAEREVAELAVAVAAARVETVAHLMQVILQDKDTDSPFPFAELTLKGDVEDLVATRPAIEAEDIYRDVLRQNRARDAAAGRTLIGPHAADLLVVHGPKQADAARSSTGEQKALLVGIVLAHARLVAVLSGIRPIVLLDEIAAHLDASRRAALYDRLVALGSQVFMTGADRAAFAGLEDRAQFLRVTPGHVEA; this is encoded by the coding sequence ATGAACGACGCCCGAGCAATCGTTAAGGAGCCGTCCGCCCGGCCTGCCGCGACCAGGCTCGTGCTCGCCGATTTTCGCTCCTATCCGGCGCTCGATCTTCATCTGACGCCGGGCCTTGTCGTGCTGACAGGCGAAAACGGTGCCGGAAAAACCAATTTGATGGAGGCGATTTCGCTGCTGTCTCCGGGCCGTGGTTTGCGCCGGGCGGAACTTGGCGAATGCGCCCGCGCCGGGGGGAACGGTACCTTTGCCGTATCGGTGGAAATTACGACGCGCGACGAGGATAAGCTTCAACTCGGGACGGGAACCGAGATTCAGCCCGATGGTGGAATTGTGCGCCGCTACCGGCTGAACCGCGAGCCGGTGACGTCGATCCGATCTTTTGCCGATTATATTCGCATCGTCTGGCTAACGCCGGCGATGGACGGTCTGTTTTCCGGGTCGGCCGGCGAACGGCGTCGATTTCTGGATCGCCTTGTTCTGGCGCTCGATGGTGAACACGGCGGCCGCGTCAGTGCGCTCGAACGCGCATTACGCAATCGCAATCGCCTGCTCGAAAATGGATCGCGCGACTGGCAATGGCTGGATGCGGCGGAGCGTGAGGTCGCCGAACTTGCCGTTGCGGTCGCGGCAGCGCGGGTCGAGACGGTTGCGCACCTCATGCAGGTGATCCTGCAGGACAAGGATACGGATTCGCCTTTTCCCTTCGCCGAATTGACGTTGAAAGGCGATGTCGAGGATCTTGTCGCGACACGGCCGGCGATCGAGGCCGAAGATATTTACCGCGACGTGCTGCGCCAGAATCGTGCGCGCGACGCCGCCGCAGGGCGCACGCTCATTGGCCCGCATGCGGCCGACCTGCTCGTCGTCCACGGCCCGAAACAGGCGGATGCGGCACGCTCCTCGACCGGTGAGCAGAAAGCACTGCTGGTCGGCATTGTTCTCGCCCACGCGCGGCTCGTTGCAGTGCTCAGCGGCATCCGTCCCATCGTCCTGCTTGATGAAATCGCCGCGCATCTCGATGCGTCGCGCCGCGCGGCGCTTTATGACAGGCTCGTCGCACTTGGATCGCAAGTGTTCATGACCGGCGCGGATCGCGCCGCTTTTGCCGGGCTTGAAGATCGCGCGCAATTTTTGCGGGTAACACCGGGGCACGTGGAGGCTTGA
- a CDS encoding GNAT family N-acetyltransferase gives MEAQVVTVSHKNSSEAQDYRLGPRGTDLAPLADLWVAAWLAVMPQIDFPARRAWLVTCVKDIEAHGGTTICAYDAESTLAGFCLLDLDRAYLEQIAIAPPLFGTGVGRLLIGEAQRLCPDGLALDVNADNLRALRFYENAGFLRGEPGANPVSGLATWRMHWPGLA, from the coding sequence TTGGAAGCGCAGGTTGTGACAGTGAGCCACAAGAATTCAAGCGAGGCGCAGGATTATCGGCTCGGGCCGCGCGGCACTGATCTCGCGCCGCTCGCCGATCTCTGGGTCGCCGCTTGGCTGGCGGTCATGCCGCAAATCGATTTTCCCGCGCGGCGCGCCTGGCTCGTGACCTGCGTCAAGGATATCGAGGCGCACGGCGGAACGACAATCTGCGCCTATGACGCGGAAAGCACCCTCGCCGGTTTTTGCCTGCTCGATCTCGACCGCGCCTATCTCGAACAGATCGCTATCGCGCCGCCTTTATTCGGCACCGGCGTCGGCCGGCTTTTGATCGGCGAAGCGCAGCGTCTGTGCCCAGACGGTTTGGCGCTCGACGTCAATGCCGACAATCTGCGCGCCTTGCGATTTTACGAAAATGCCGGATTTCTGCGCGGCGAACCCGGGGCTAATCCAGTATCCGGGCTTGCCACCTGGCGCATGCACTGGCCAGGCCTCGCGTGA
- the pheT gene encoding phenylalanine--tRNA ligase subunit beta, with amino-acid sequence MKFTLSWLKQHLDTNADLATIVDTLTKVGLEVEHVHDPAAALKDFVIAEVLEAHPHPNADRLRLCFVEIGSGKPVQVVCGAPNARAGMKTVFAPPGAYIPAKGITLSKGVIRGVESAGMLCSGAELEVSTDQEGILDLPADAPVGTTYAKWAGLDNPLIEINLTPNRPDAAGVLGIARDLDAAGIGQLQMPPVEPIAGSFPCPVKVSLDLAEADHHLAPAFALRLVRGVKNGPSPDWLQKQLRAIGLRPINALVDITNFLTIDRARPLHVFDASKVAGDLHVRRAKTGESFLALDGKTYNLDENAIVIADANGVESLAGIMGGEATGCTEATTDVLIESALWDPVNIARTGRRLAINSDARYRFERGVDPASVLPGLDRATQFVLEFCGGEASDIVLAGQIPDAQKRVTFPWSEVRRLAGVDLSPSEMASILEHLGFRPASLPGNSDLVIIDVPSWRPDIEGKADIVEEILRIAGLDRIAAQPLAREDEHISSAILTPLQKRVRSVKRALAANGLTEAINWSFIGHEAARAFGGGDESLVLANPIAADLSDMRPSLLPGLIAASKRNAARGFGDVALFEVGPIFRGTAPEDQKTMVAGLRRGRARVAGRGRHWADGASDADIFDAKTDALALLAALGVPQGGLQIGTNAPPWFHPGRSGTLQFGPKNIVGSFGQLHPRVLEALDVDATLVGFEIELDEIPLPKAKATKTKPKLELSDLMPVERDFAFLAERHIKAADFVRAIQSADRNLITGVTLFDIYEGAEIPPGKKSVAIAVTLQPRDKTLTDAEIDAVASRIIAEVQNKTGATLRG; translated from the coding sequence ATGAAATTCACCTTAAGCTGGCTCAAGCAGCACCTCGATACCAACGCCGATCTCGCGACTATCGTCGACACTTTGACCAAAGTCGGCCTTGAGGTCGAACATGTCCACGATCCAGCCGCGGCACTGAAGGATTTCGTCATCGCCGAAGTTCTGGAAGCGCATCCGCATCCGAACGCGGATCGGCTGCGCCTGTGCTTCGTCGAGATTGGCAGCGGCAAGCCGGTGCAGGTCGTCTGCGGCGCGCCCAATGCGCGTGCTGGCATGAAGACGGTCTTCGCGCCGCCCGGTGCCTATATTCCGGCCAAAGGCATCACGCTCAGCAAAGGCGTGATCCGCGGCGTCGAATCTGCCGGCATGCTGTGTTCGGGGGCCGAGCTCGAAGTCTCGACCGATCAGGAAGGCATTCTCGATCTCCCGGCGGATGCGCCTGTCGGCACCACCTACGCCAAATGGGCGGGGCTTGATAATCCACTGATCGAGATCAATCTGACGCCCAACAGACCAGACGCCGCAGGCGTGCTCGGCATCGCGCGCGATCTCGATGCAGCCGGGATCGGCCAATTGCAAATGCCGCCCGTCGAACCGATTGCTGGCAGCTTTCCCTGCCCTGTGAAGGTCAGCCTCGATCTTGCCGAAGCCGATCATCATCTCGCACCGGCCTTCGCGTTGCGGCTTGTGCGGGGCGTCAAGAACGGCCCCAGCCCCGATTGGCTGCAAAAGCAATTGCGCGCCATCGGGCTTCGGCCGATCAACGCGCTTGTCGACATCACCAACTTTCTGACGATCGACAGGGCGCGGCCGCTGCATGTCTTCGACGCGTCAAAAGTCGCGGGCGATTTGCATGTACGCCGCGCCAAAACGGGCGAGAGCTTCCTCGCGCTCGACGGCAAAACCTATAACCTTGATGAAAACGCGATCGTCATCGCCGATGCCAACGGCGTCGAATCGCTCGCCGGCATCATGGGTGGCGAAGCGACGGGCTGTACCGAGGCGACGACCGACGTTCTGATCGAATCCGCGCTGTGGGACCCGGTCAACATTGCCCGCACCGGCCGCCGCCTCGCCATCAATTCGGACGCGCGCTATCGTTTCGAGCGTGGCGTCGATCCGGCGTCCGTGCTGCCAGGGCTCGACCGCGCGACGCAATTCGTGCTCGAATTTTGCGGTGGCGAAGCGTCCGACATCGTTCTGGCCGGACAAATTCCAGACGCGCAAAAACGCGTGACGTTTCCCTGGAGCGAAGTGCGCCGTCTCGCTGGGGTTGATCTGTCGCCGTCGGAGATGGCGTCGATCCTCGAACATCTCGGGTTTCGTCCCGCGAGCCTGCCCGGCAACAGCGATCTCGTCATCATCGACGTTCCGTCGTGGCGACCTGACATTGAAGGCAAGGCCGATATCGTCGAGGAAATCCTGCGCATCGCAGGCCTCGACAGAATCGCTGCGCAACCCTTGGCGCGCGAGGACGAGCATATTTCATCTGCGATTTTGACGCCGTTGCAAAAACGCGTGCGTAGCGTCAAACGCGCGCTTGCTGCTAATGGGCTGACCGAGGCGATCAACTGGTCCTTCATCGGACACGAGGCGGCACGAGCGTTCGGCGGGGGCGACGAATCTCTTGTGCTCGCCAATCCGATCGCCGCCGATCTTTCCGACATGCGGCCGAGTCTTTTGCCGGGCCTCATCGCGGCGTCGAAGCGTAACGCGGCGCGTGGCTTCGGCGATGTGGCTTTGTTTGAAGTCGGCCCTATCTTCAGAGGCACGGCGCCCGAGGATCAAAAGACTATGGTCGCCGGTCTGCGGCGCGGTCGCGCGCGCGTTGCAGGGCGCGGACGGCACTGGGCTGATGGCGCGTCGGATGCCGATATTTTCGACGCGAAGACCGATGCTCTGGCTTTGCTCGCCGCGCTTGGCGTTCCGCAAGGTGGTTTGCAGATCGGTACGAATGCGCCGCCTTGGTTTCACCCAGGCCGGTCGGGCACATTGCAATTCGGGCCCAAAAATATCGTCGGCTCTTTCGGCCAGCTGCATCCGCGCGTGCTCGAAGCGCTCGATGTCGATGCAACCCTTGTCGGTTTTGAAATCGAACTCGACGAGATTCCCTTGCCCAAGGCCAAGGCAACGAAAACCAAGCCGAAGCTTGAGCTGTCGGATCTTATGCCGGTCGAGCGGGATTTCGCCTTTTTAGCCGAGCGTCATATTAAGGCGGCCGATTTCGTACGGGCCATACAATCGGCGGATCGCAATCTTATTACCGGCGTCACTTTGTTCGATATCTACGAGGGCGCCGAGATTCCGCCCGGGAAAAAGTCCGTCGCTATTGCGGTCACTCTGCAGCCGCGCGATAAGACCTTAACGGATGCCGAGATCGACGCCGTCGCCAGCAGGATCATCGCTGAAGTTCAAAATAAAACCGGAGCGACGCTCAGAGGATGA
- a CDS encoding complex I NDUFA9 subunit family protein, translating to MNEALRRADRLVTVFGGAGFLGRHVVRALAKDGWLVRVAVRRPDLAFHLQPSGNVGQITAVQANLCYPDSIAAALRNADAAVNLVGILREQGRQTFDAIHREGAANIAAAVRDAGIEHFVHVSALGADPSSASAYGRSKAAGEAAVQAALPGAIILRPSVVFGPEDHFFNRFAALARLSPVMPLIGGGVTKLQPVYAGDVAKAVAAGVKGSAAAGTIYELGGPEVRTLREIIEFILAETERKRFLMPLPFGPARGFGGISELVAKLTLGLMPEDFVLTTDQVELLQQDNVVSATAAAERRTLNGLGIAAESYEALVPTYLTRYRKTGQFGTNDAFG from the coding sequence ATGAACGAAGCTTTGCGACGTGCCGACCGGCTGGTGACGGTCTTTGGCGGTGCCGGATTCTTGGGCCGGCATGTCGTCCGTGCCTTGGCCAAAGATGGCTGGCTCGTTCGCGTCGCGGTGCGCCGGCCGGACCTGGCCTTCCATCTTCAGCCCTCCGGCAACGTTGGCCAGATCACCGCAGTCCAGGCCAATCTGTGTTATCCCGACTCGATTGCAGCCGCCCTGCGCAATGCCGATGCGGCGGTCAATCTCGTCGGCATTCTGCGCGAGCAGGGGCGCCAGACGTTCGATGCGATCCACCGCGAGGGCGCAGCCAATATCGCCGCTGCGGTTCGCGATGCAGGTATTGAACATTTCGTCCACGTATCTGCGCTCGGCGCCGACCCGAGTTCCGCGTCGGCTTATGGCCGCAGCAAAGCGGCCGGCGAAGCGGCGGTGCAGGCGGCGCTGCCCGGCGCGATTATCTTGCGGCCGTCCGTCGTGTTCGGGCCGGAAGATCATTTCTTCAATCGTTTCGCGGCGCTCGCACGTCTCTCGCCCGTCATGCCGCTGATCGGCGGCGGCGTCACCAAGCTGCAGCCGGTCTATGCCGGCGATGTCGCCAAGGCGGTGGCCGCCGGCGTCAAGGGTAGTGCGGCGGCGGGGACCATTTACGAACTCGGCGGCCCCGAAGTGCGCACGCTGCGCGAGATCATCGAATTCATCCTCGCCGAGACCGAGCGCAAGCGTTTCCTTATGCCGCTGCCTTTTGGTCCGGCGCGCGGCTTCGGCGGCATAAGTGAGTTGGTGGCGAAATTGACATTGGGCCTGATGCCCGAAGACTTTGTGCTGACGACGGATCAGGTCGAATTGCTGCAGCAGGACAATGTGGTCTCGGCAACGGCCGCGGCCGAGCGGCGGACCTTGAACGGCCTCGGCATCGCCGCCGAATCCTACGAGGCGCTGGTGCCGACCTATCTCACGCGCTATCGCAAGACCGGCCAGTTCGGCACCAACGATGCCTTCGGCTAA
- a CDS encoding 2Fe-2S iron-sulfur cluster-binding protein, with protein MMETAKLIVERGGAGTEGSVSTYEVPYTHGQSVLDGLRYIRTYLDPTLAIRYSCTNANTCKECMIVIDGKVAYACTARLKPCDMILKPLPTKQHLRDLVTEIAPPDERLVNAIAKSGDA; from the coding sequence ATGATGGAAACTGCGAAACTCATTGTCGAGCGTGGCGGAGCGGGGACAGAGGGGTCGGTCAGCACCTACGAGGTCCCTTATACGCACGGGCAATCCGTACTCGACGGACTCCGCTATATCCGTACCTACCTCGATCCGACATTGGCGATCCGCTATTCATGTACGAATGCGAATACGTGCAAGGAATGTATGATCGTTATCGACGGCAAGGTTGCATACGCTTGTACCGCGCGCCTTAAGCCGTGCGACATGATCCTGAAGCCGCTTCCGACGAAACAGCATCTGCGCGATCTTGTGACCGAAATCGCGCCGCCCGATGAGCGCCTCGTAAATGCAATTGCGAAAAGCGGTGACGCCTAA
- a CDS encoding FAD-binding protein, whose protein sequence is MSLPKAATHLATDVLVIGSGAAGMAAALAASREGARVLLADRSLIGRSGATIMAQMTVAVALGEETPDDWEAHFADTMKAGRGLCDANLARLVCERGPAAIRQLDAWNVGWARGADGHLRQTQAPGHDRPRCVYVDFLSTGPAVAKTLRAQVLKNSQIVRVGDLCITDLIQTDGAVSGAVAFSMADGRAVSIAAAAIVLATGGVTRIYRRNSASANMGGDGHALALRAGVELMDMEFVQFFPIGHLAPRLVGMDPIMWDPFRYKLGGQLLNGEMKEFMSHYDDAQENGRYVVTRDKATYAILKEVEAGRGTPAGGAYLSFQHIPEEKLREAFGPVIDRLADNGIDLTKMPVEVAPIAHYHMGGVRVDEALETRVGNLFAAGELVAGANGANRLSGNAITEALVFGEIAGQGAAQRALSEARTVWHPAAASAALELVEAVSGETDFNATHAIADLQDVMADLVGPFRTRQGLEVALEKVAELKDASGDQPPGHSKPYNSARLDWFDLRSMLSVAEAIIRTALSREESRGGHQREDFPGMDERWAFHQTVALGHDGLILGRAPVHAEALVEIV, encoded by the coding sequence ATGAGTTTGCCGAAGGCGGCCACCCACCTCGCCACCGATGTCCTTGTGATCGGTTCGGGCGCGGCCGGCATGGCGGCAGCGCTTGCCGCGTCTCGCGAAGGCGCGCGCGTTCTGCTGGCCGATCGCAGCCTCATTGGCCGTAGCGGTGCGACAATCATGGCGCAGATGACTGTGGCCGTGGCGCTTGGCGAGGAAACACCCGACGATTGGGAAGCGCATTTTGCGGATACAATGAAGGCCGGCCGCGGCCTGTGCGATGCTAATCTGGCGCGGCTGGTTTGCGAGCGCGGGCCGGCAGCCATCCGTCAGCTCGATGCCTGGAATGTCGGCTGGGCGCGCGGAGCGGACGGGCATCTGCGCCAGACGCAGGCGCCCGGTCACGATCGGCCGCGCTGTGTGTATGTAGATTTCCTTTCGACAGGGCCGGCGGTTGCAAAGACGTTGCGCGCTCAGGTTCTGAAAAATTCGCAGATTGTTCGCGTGGGCGATCTCTGTATTACGGACCTTATTCAGACCGACGGCGCTGTCAGCGGCGCGGTTGCTTTTTCGATGGCTGATGGCCGTGCCGTTTCGATCGCTGCCGCGGCCATTGTTCTGGCGACCGGCGGGGTCACACGGATTTATCGCCGCAACAGCGCCTCCGCCAATATGGGCGGTGATGGTCATGCCCTCGCGCTGCGCGCGGGCGTGGAACTGATGGACATGGAGTTCGTGCAGTTTTTTCCGATCGGCCATCTCGCGCCACGGCTCGTCGGGATGGACCCGATCATGTGGGACCCGTTCCGTTACAAACTCGGCGGCCAGTTGCTGAACGGCGAGATGAAGGAATTCATGAGCCATTACGACGATGCGCAGGAGAACGGCCGCTACGTCGTGACGCGCGATAAGGCGACTTACGCAATTCTCAAGGAAGTGGAAGCAGGACGCGGCACGCCCGCCGGGGGCGCCTATCTCAGCTTTCAGCATATCCCGGAAGAGAAATTGCGAGAGGCCTTTGGCCCCGTCATTGACCGGCTGGCTGACAACGGTATCGATCTCACCAAAATGCCGGTCGAGGTCGCGCCGATCGCGCATTATCACATGGGCGGTGTGCGCGTGGATGAAGCGTTGGAGACACGCGTCGGCAACTTGTTTGCTGCAGGCGAACTGGTCGCCGGCGCGAACGGCGCCAATCGTCTGTCGGGCAATGCGATCACCGAAGCGCTGGTGTTTGGCGAAATCGCGGGGCAGGGCGCCGCGCAGCGGGCATTGTCGGAAGCCAGAACCGTCTGGCATCCCGCGGCGGCCAGCGCAGCGCTTGAACTTGTAGAAGCCGTATCCGGCGAAACAGATTTCAACGCAACGCACGCCATTGCCGATTTGCAGGACGTCATGGCCGATCTTGTCGGGCCGTTCCGCACGCGACAGGGTCTCGAGGTCGCGCTCGAAAAGGTCGCCGAGCTGAAAGACGCATCGGGCGATCAGCCGCCCGGTCATTCCAAGCCCTACAATTCGGCGCGGCTCGACTGGTTCGACCTGCGCTCGATGCTGAGTGTCGCTGAGGCGATCATCCGTACGGCACTGTCGCGCGAAGAAAGTCGCGGCGGTCACCAGCGTGAAGATTTTCCCGGCATGGATGAACGCTGGGCTTTTCATCAGACGGTCGCGCTGGGGCACGACGGTCTTATTCTCGGCCGGGCACCGGTCCATGCCGAAGCCCTTGTGGAGATAGTATGA
- a CDS encoding winged helix DNA-binding protein → MTDDRNEMLREKLNQPIVSSAHLAAGASPALSEFEFGLILAVHAFERWIVGCMAASGVPNLSKIEVLILHFVRHRDRPKRFSDIARILDIEETHVVAYAVRKLETAKLVATKRDGKEKLVSVTRQGIEVCSRYGAVREQLLVKPLRSSGPSEDVLSDLGEKLRALSGYYDQAARSAATV, encoded by the coding sequence ATGACCGATGACCGCAATGAAATGCTGCGCGAGAAGCTCAATCAGCCGATCGTGTCCTCCGCCCATCTGGCTGCCGGCGCGTCGCCCGCGCTATCGGAATTCGAATTCGGCTTGATTCTGGCCGTCCACGCCTTCGAGCGTTGGATCGTGGGCTGCATGGCGGCCTCAGGCGTCCCAAATCTCTCGAAGATCGAAGTTTTGATCTTACATTTCGTTCGGCATCGCGACCGGCCCAAACGTTTCTCGGATATTGCCCGCATTCTGGATATCGAAGAAACGCATGTCGTCGCTTATGCAGTGCGCAAGCTTGAAACTGCAAAGCTTGTTGCGACCAAGCGCGACGGCAAGGAAAAGCTGGTCTCGGTGACGCGTCAAGGCATCGAGGTTTGTAGCCGTTACGGGGCGGTTCGCGAGCAATTGCTGGTGAAGCCGCTGCGGTCGTCCGGTCCGTCGGAAGACGTGCTGTCGGATTTGGGCGAGAAGCTTCGCGCGCTCTCTGGCTATTACGATCAGGCGGCGCGATCGGCGGCGACGGTCTGA